In a genomic window of Planctomycetaceae bacterium:
- a CDS encoding CmcI family methyltransferase, whose protein sequence is MKISVNTDDKTISYESNGQQKTAPLYSKQGFEVLSDLWVKVGWDQKYSYTFSWMGRPIIQLPEDMVRTQEVIYRVQPDVIIETGVAHGGSLIYYASLCKALDKGRVIGVDIEIRKHNREAIESHALSSYITLIEGDSAGDSVVQSVRGLVNEGETVLIILDSCHSYAHVLRELEAYHSLVTEGSYIVATDGLMKDVWDVPRGTPDWKTDNPVTAVHEFLASHPEFRLEQPSWPFNESELSENITHWPQAWLRRC, encoded by the coding sequence ATGAAGATCAGCGTCAATACAGATGATAAGACAATCAGCTACGAGTCGAATGGTCAGCAGAAGACCGCTCCACTCTACTCCAAGCAGGGGTTCGAAGTACTCTCTGATCTCTGGGTAAAGGTGGGTTGGGACCAGAAATACTCATACACGTTCTCGTGGATGGGGCGTCCCATTATTCAGTTGCCGGAAGATATGGTGCGGACGCAGGAAGTGATTTACCGCGTTCAGCCCGACGTCATCATAGAAACCGGCGTTGCTCACGGAGGGTCATTGATTTACTACGCCAGCCTTTGCAAAGCTCTCGACAAAGGACGAGTGATCGGCGTTGATATTGAAATCCGCAAACACAATCGTGAGGCGATAGAATCCCACGCACTATCGAGTTACATCACTCTGATTGAAGGCGATTCTGCTGGTGACAGTGTTGTTCAAAGTGTTCGGGGACTGGTGAATGAAGGCGAGACCGTCCTGATCATTCTCGATTCGTGTCATTCGTATGCACATGTCCTGCGAGAATTAGAGGCCTATCATTCTCTGGTCACGGAAGGTTCCTACATTGTTGCGACCGACGGGCTGATGAAAGATGTATGGGATGTACCTCGTGGTACTCCGGACTGGAAGACAGACAACCCTGTCACGGCAGTTCATGAATTTCTGGCGTCCCACCCGGAATTCAGGCTGGAACAGCCTTCATGGCCGTTCAACGAAAGCGAACTGAGCGAGAATATTACTCACTGGCCGCAGGCGTGGTTGCGACGATGCTGA
- a CDS encoding class I SAM-dependent methyltransferase, with the protein MVHQLFSPAEPTASSCSCRSCGQGSLIPVLSLGATPLANALLDVDQLNQPESRWPLELVRCPDCSLIQITETVPPETLFRHYSYMSSFSDTMVAHARTIAERLITDRDLSPESLVVEVASNDGYLLQWYHKQGIPVLGIEPAQNIAVVAESERGVRTISEFFGVELANQLVSDGTSADIIHANNVLAHVADLNGFVEGFARLLKPDGRVIVEAPYLHELLEKVEFDTIYHEHLCYFSLTSLCQLFRRHDLEIVDVERLPIHGGSLRISAAHAGKSPVSEAVTNLLKQEESWVDDAGAYEQFAVRVHKLRDSLVAHLRELKLAGKRVVVYGASAKGSTLMNFFGIDRSLVEYVVDRSTVKQGRYTPGNHLRIFDPDHLAADSPDYCLLLTWNFEEEILKQQQAYRSSGGKFIIPVPEVRIA; encoded by the coding sequence ATGGTACACCAACTATTTTCTCCAGCAGAACCAACCGCCTCTTCGTGTTCATGCCGATCATGTGGGCAAGGCAGCCTGATCCCGGTACTTTCGCTTGGGGCGACACCTCTTGCGAATGCACTACTGGATGTTGATCAGCTGAATCAGCCGGAATCACGATGGCCGCTTGAGCTTGTGCGCTGCCCGGATTGTTCCCTGATACAGATCACAGAAACTGTGCCGCCGGAGACGCTCTTCAGGCACTACTCCTACATGTCGTCGTTCTCGGACACGATGGTGGCCCACGCGCGAACCATTGCCGAACGACTCATCACCGACCGCGATTTATCACCAGAAAGCCTGGTGGTCGAAGTCGCAAGCAATGACGGTTACCTGTTGCAGTGGTACCACAAGCAGGGAATCCCGGTTCTGGGCATAGAGCCCGCTCAGAACATCGCTGTCGTGGCAGAAAGCGAACGTGGCGTTCGGACCATTTCTGAGTTCTTCGGGGTCGAGCTGGCTAACCAACTCGTCTCAGATGGAACTTCTGCAGACATTATCCATGCCAACAATGTTCTTGCTCATGTCGCTGATCTGAACGGATTTGTCGAAGGCTTTGCCCGGCTGCTCAAACCAGATGGCAGAGTTATTGTTGAAGCGCCTTATCTTCATGAACTTCTGGAGAAAGTGGAATTCGATACGATCTATCACGAGCACCTCTGCTATTTCTCCCTGACCTCGCTCTGCCAGTTGTTTCGTCGACATGATCTGGAAATTGTGGATGTCGAACGACTTCCCATTCATGGTGGGTCGCTGAGGATTTCTGCGGCCCACGCAGGCAAGTCGCCTGTCAGTGAAGCTGTCACTAATCTTCTGAAGCAGGAAGAATCGTGGGTAGACGACGCAGGTGCCTATGAGCAGTTTGCAGTACGCGTACACAAACTGCGCGACAGCCTTGTGGCTCATCTCAGGGAATTGAAGCTGGCAGGAAAGAGAGTGGTCGTCTATGGAGCATCTGCCAAAGGCAGCACGCTCATGAACTTCTTCGGTATCGATCGTTCGCTTGTTGAATATGTCGTCGATCGAAGTACGGTGAAACAGGGACGATACACGCCCGGTAATCATCTGCGTATTTTCGATCCGGACCACCTGGCCGCGGACTCTCCCGACTACTGTCTGCTGCTGACGTGGAATTTTGAAGAGGAAATTCTGAAGCAACAGCAGGCTTACAGAAGCTCAGGCGGCAAATTCATTATTCCAGTTCCGGAAGTGCGGATCGCCTAG
- the rfbC gene encoding dTDP-4-dehydrorhamnose 3,5-epimerase, which yields MKFTETPVHGVWLVEPERHEDNRGFFARTWCAREFEQRGLDHRLVQCNVSYNRQRGTVRGMHFQKSPCEEAKLVRCTAGAVWDVVVDLRSDSETYLQHLAVQLDPVDHIAVYIPKGCAHGFQTLEDSTELLYQMTEYFSPDAASGVRWNDPLINVQWPIDVSVIAERDLQFPDFTTGKGIL from the coding sequence GTGAAGTTCACGGAGACCCCTGTTCATGGAGTCTGGCTGGTTGAGCCGGAGCGGCACGAGGATAACCGTGGCTTCTTTGCGCGAACCTGGTGCGCGCGGGAGTTCGAACAGCGTGGACTGGATCACCGGCTGGTCCAGTGCAATGTCTCTTACAACAGACAGCGCGGGACTGTTCGAGGAATGCACTTCCAGAAATCTCCCTGTGAAGAAGCGAAGCTCGTTCGATGTACCGCCGGGGCTGTGTGGGATGTGGTCGTTGACCTCAGATCGGATTCAGAGACCTATTTGCAGCATCTCGCTGTGCAGCTTGACCCGGTCGATCATATCGCTGTGTACATCCCCAAAGGATGTGCGCACGGTTTTCAAACTCTGGAAGACTCCACCGAACTGCTGTATCAGATGACCGAGTACTTTAGTCCGGATGCGGCCAGTGGTGTTCGATGGAATGACCCTCTCATCAACGTGCAGTGGCCGATAGACGTATCCGTGATTGCGGAACGTGACCTGCAGTTCCCTGACTTCACAACAGGAAAGGGAATTCTGTGA
- a CDS encoding class I SAM-dependent methyltransferase, translating into MTECPVCLSPETSVFLQRGAVPVHQNLLFESSASARSMQRGQLQMSVCSRCSFVFNSAFDASLLSYGDLYDNSQNHSPAFDDHVNGLIKRLVSDRGVHDCTVVEVGCGKGEFLRKLAADPSLGIVAHGFDPAYLGPLELFDGRLRFHQTFYTAEAAQTAADVIVSRHVIEHISRPRDLLSNIRSALESSPHAHVFFETPCVEWILKNQVAWDFFYEHCSLFTTTSLSRLFEECGFEVLGVDHVFNGQYQWLEARSCESMPDASDRHTHHAESIRRLAEEFGQSDLERNAQWSCQVADLKSRGNAALWGAGAKGVTFANLIDPDAVVFDSVVDVNPNKQGRYLAGTGHPIVAPEQLQSRGVKTVFVLNPNYSDEIRAQLESLNATIDVVDLMGDVRTQ; encoded by the coding sequence ATGACGGAATGTCCGGTTTGCTTAAGTCCGGAAACCAGCGTTTTTCTGCAACGCGGCGCCGTGCCTGTGCATCAGAATCTGCTGTTTGAATCGTCCGCGTCTGCACGGAGCATGCAGCGCGGTCAGCTACAGATGAGCGTGTGTTCGCGCTGCAGCTTTGTCTTCAATTCCGCATTTGACGCTTCGCTGCTGTCTTATGGCGATCTGTACGACAACTCGCAGAATCATTCGCCAGCATTCGACGATCATGTCAATGGCTTAATCAAACGGCTGGTTTCCGATCGCGGTGTGCACGATTGTACTGTTGTAGAAGTTGGCTGTGGTAAAGGTGAATTTCTAAGGAAGTTGGCGGCTGATCCCTCCCTCGGCATCGTTGCGCATGGTTTTGATCCTGCGTATCTTGGGCCGCTGGAACTGTTTGATGGTCGTCTCAGATTTCATCAGACGTTTTATACTGCAGAGGCGGCTCAGACGGCAGCAGACGTCATCGTTTCTCGACATGTGATCGAACACATTTCACGGCCACGTGACCTGTTGTCAAATATCCGTTCGGCTCTGGAATCTTCACCCCACGCACACGTCTTTTTTGAGACTCCCTGCGTGGAATGGATTCTGAAAAATCAGGTTGCCTGGGATTTCTTCTACGAGCATTGTTCGCTGTTTACCACGACATCGTTGTCTCGTCTTTTCGAAGAATGCGGCTTCGAAGTGCTTGGTGTGGATCATGTCTTCAACGGTCAGTACCAGTGGCTGGAAGCCAGATCATGTGAGAGTATGCCGGATGCATCTGACCGTCACACACACCATGCCGAATCTATCCGGCGTCTGGCTGAAGAATTTGGCCAGAGTGACCTTGAACGGAATGCCCAATGGAGCTGTCAGGTGGCCGACTTGAAATCCAGAGGCAATGCCGCTCTCTGGGGGGCTGGTGCAAAGGGTGTGACCTTTGCAAACCTGATTGATCCGGATGCTGTGGTTTTTGACAGTGTCGTCGACGTGAATCCAAATAAGCAGGGGCGATATCTTGCCGGAACGGGACATCCGATCGTGGCCCCCGAACAGCTTCAGAGTCGTGGAGTAAAGACCGTTTTTGTACTCAATCCGAATTACTCGGATGAGATTCGGGCACAGTTGGAATCGTTGAACGCCACTATTGATGTCGTGGACCTGATGGGTGACGTCAGGACGCAATGA
- the rfbF gene encoding glucose-1-phosphate cytidylyltransferase produces the protein MHVAILAGGMGTRLQEETSTRPKPMVEIGGHPILWHIMKHFAHHDQKSFFVACGYMGDFIKNYFLDQYNLRGNLRIDFANGSVQREKVDNEDWVINMIDTGLMTNTGGRIRRLKPWLQDEPFLVTYGDGVSDVDIPKLIAFHKQQGKIATVSAVRPPARFGGLVIDGPRVTRFTEKPVSGEGWINGGFMVLEPAIFDYLDSDSCSLEADALERVAADGQLNAFRHDGFWHCMDTLRDRQSLQKMWEMNQAPWKTWDQSPGPRLRVVPERRVA, from the coding sequence ATGCATGTTGCAATTCTCGCTGGCGGAATGGGGACCAGACTGCAGGAAGAGACTTCCACCCGTCCAAAGCCAATGGTGGAAATCGGTGGGCATCCAATCCTGTGGCACATCATGAAGCATTTTGCTCATCATGATCAGAAGAGCTTCTTCGTCGCCTGCGGTTATATGGGTGACTTCATCAAGAACTATTTCCTTGATCAGTACAATCTTCGTGGAAATCTGCGCATCGACTTCGCCAATGGGTCCGTTCAACGTGAAAAGGTTGATAACGAGGACTGGGTGATCAACATGATCGATACCGGTCTGATGACGAATACGGGTGGGCGAATCCGACGTTTGAAGCCATGGCTTCAGGACGAACCTTTTCTGGTGACGTATGGAGATGGCGTCAGCGATGTCGACATTCCAAAGCTCATTGCCTTCCACAAGCAGCAGGGAAAAATCGCAACTGTGTCTGCAGTTCGGCCTCCGGCACGTTTTGGCGGATTAGTGATTGATGGTCCCAGGGTGACTCGATTCACGGAAAAGCCTGTTTCGGGCGAAGGGTGGATCAATGGAGGGTTCATGGTGCTTGAACCGGCCATCTTTGATTACCTCGATTCCGATTCCTGCAGTCTTGAAGCAGACGCTCTAGAACGCGTGGCGGCTGATGGTCAGTTGAATGCATTTCGCCACGATGGTTTCTGGCATTGCATGGATACCCTGAGAGATCGCCAGTCCCTTCAGAAAATGTGGGAAATGAATCAGGCTCCGTGGAAAACCTGGGATCAGTCCCCGGGCCCCAGACTGCGCGTGGTCCCTGAACGCCGGGTCGCATGA
- a CDS encoding glycosyltransferase family 10 produces the protein MTVPELPQNRTPIIACLRYGALKKHFTRLSEVEFSQVDWPLGAPAIGRRLADLSANDHVLLPASSRAATVSRAGLSCGVSLMLAEPECIKPNFYRLLPAFAPRFDHVLTHSTRVLTGLRNALFLAHGDSLDLPSHDMPRTEKNGRISIIASGKAYTVGQRLRHQIVEWAKSHVSDLSVFGRQYHPIDDKSQGLSPFMFSVAIENSQSPGYFTEKLIDCLLCHTIPVYWGAPDICHFFDPRGLVICRTEKELRDAVVSVDEAEYRSREPWLEMNRQRALTYLNYPKRAAEIIAGLQMSGGAVSAAETRNAA, from the coding sequence GTGACTGTGCCTGAGTTGCCTCAAAATCGTACGCCGATCATTGCCTGCCTTCGCTACGGTGCATTAAAGAAGCATTTTACCAGGTTGTCGGAAGTCGAATTCAGTCAGGTCGACTGGCCCCTGGGTGCCCCCGCGATCGGACGTCGCCTTGCGGACCTCTCTGCGAATGATCACGTTCTTCTGCCTGCAAGCAGTCGAGCAGCAACTGTTAGTCGGGCTGGTTTGAGTTGTGGTGTCTCACTGATGCTGGCAGAACCGGAGTGCATAAAACCCAACTTTTATCGGCTGCTGCCAGCGTTTGCCCCACGGTTCGATCATGTACTGACTCACAGCACTCGTGTGTTGACGGGCTTGAGAAACGCCTTGTTTCTCGCGCATGGAGATTCGCTGGACTTGCCGTCACACGATATGCCTCGAACAGAAAAAAACGGCCGGATTTCAATCATTGCTTCCGGCAAGGCCTACACCGTTGGACAAAGACTGCGGCACCAGATTGTCGAGTGGGCAAAGTCGCACGTGAGCGACCTTAGCGTGTTCGGTCGTCAGTACCATCCAATCGATGACAAGTCGCAGGGGCTGTCACCGTTTATGTTTTCGGTGGCCATTGAGAATTCGCAGTCGCCCGGTTATTTCACGGAAAAACTCATCGATTGCCTGCTTTGCCACACCATCCCTGTGTATTGGGGCGCACCTGATATCTGTCATTTCTTCGATCCTCGCGGGCTGGTTATCTGTCGAACCGAGAAGGAACTTCGGGATGCCGTCGTTTCAGTTGACGAAGCCGAGTATCGGTCTCGGGAGCCGTGGCTTGAGATGAATCGGCAGCGAGCGTTGACCTATTTGAATTACCCAAAGCGGGCGGCAGAAATCATCGCCGGACTTCAGATGTCGGGCGGTGCAGTCAGTGCTGCAGAAACTCGAAACGCTGCCTGA
- a CDS encoding glycosyltransferase family 2 protein, which translates to MAVQRKRTEREYYSLAAGVVATMLISLIIPTRERCQYLRESIRTALAIQDDQIEVLVSDNCSTDETQRVAETISDARFRYLNTGQRLSMRQNFEFALQQSRGEYVFYIGDDDGFLPGQFAALRRILEQHRPDIFSWYPLTYQWPGENSGSGRMRMEAGRLFGQPRFTDVSDACVSLQSARLTRLTFPPAVYHGCASREWLTQIRTKDDCVFGGRIPDVYITYTAILRSARCLFSKHPFSINGISSASTGNAHHAFRKGDPRASPARRFGDELRNDPVQDAVKGYAPSIPVNLFSTYETARRNCGVDPATTDYSAWYRYVLQGSQVSAGIVDPDVAGILKEYAAQTGTESQLQAASGRSILGSVAVRMERTWNKFRSKIRSVKISAEQNGLNNIYTATTAADLFLGDLQLQLLNGQRQSFNWSNAKSEGLSRLAQSIN; encoded by the coding sequence ATGGCCGTTCAACGAAAGCGAACTGAGCGAGAATATTACTCACTGGCCGCAGGCGTGGTTGCGACGATGCTGATCAGCCTGATCATTCCAACCAGGGAGCGTTGTCAATACCTGCGCGAGTCCATTCGTACGGCGCTGGCAATTCAGGATGATCAGATCGAAGTTCTGGTCAGCGATAACTGCAGTACCGACGAAACGCAACGTGTCGCGGAGACTATATCAGATGCGCGGTTTCGCTATTTGAATACCGGACAACGACTGTCGATGCGGCAGAATTTTGAATTCGCTTTGCAGCAGTCCCGCGGTGAATATGTTTTTTACATCGGTGATGATGATGGCTTTCTGCCTGGGCAGTTTGCTGCCCTTCGACGGATTCTCGAACAGCACCGCCCTGATATCTTTTCCTGGTACCCATTGACCTATCAGTGGCCAGGTGAAAATTCGGGCAGCGGACGGATGCGGATGGAAGCCGGACGTCTGTTCGGTCAGCCGCGATTCACTGATGTGTCGGATGCCTGCGTTTCTTTGCAGTCCGCTCGTCTGACACGATTAACGTTTCCCCCTGCCGTGTATCATGGCTGTGCATCCCGGGAATGGTTGACTCAGATTCGTACAAAAGATGATTGCGTTTTTGGTGGCCGAATTCCGGATGTGTACATTACCTATACCGCCATCCTCAGATCAGCGCGATGCCTGTTTTCGAAGCATCCGTTTTCCATCAACGGAATCAGTTCTGCAAGCACAGGGAATGCACATCATGCATTTCGAAAGGGAGACCCGCGAGCATCACCTGCCAGGAGATTTGGTGACGAGCTTCGGAATGATCCGGTGCAGGATGCTGTGAAGGGATATGCGCCGTCCATTCCGGTGAACCTGTTTTCAACGTACGAAACAGCGAGGCGGAATTGCGGTGTTGATCCTGCGACTACAGATTATTCGGCCTGGTATCGTTATGTGCTTCAGGGTTCACAGGTGTCGGCTGGAATAGTAGACCCGGATGTTGCCGGAATTCTGAAAGAGTATGCGGCTCAGACGGGAACGGAGTCACAGTTGCAGGCCGCTTCCGGCCGCTCGATTCTGGGATCAGTGGCCGTTCGAATGGAACGCACGTGGAATAAGTTTCGTTCAAAAATACGCAGTGTGAAGATCTCTGCCGAACAAAATGGATTGAACAATATCTACACAGCGACAACGGCAGCCGACCTTTTTCTTGGCGACCTGCAACTGCAATTGTTGAATGGTCAGCGTCAGTCTTTTAACTGGAGCAATGCAAAGTCTGAAGGCCTGTCTCGTCTTGCTCAATCGATAAATTGA
- a CDS encoding glycosyltransferase family 25 protein translates to MAAEAFIISLQRATARFEHAATLLPLLPFAGSVLPAVDGKLLNDQFVQTVYRPGLREPTYPFRLSAGEIGCFLSHRAAWQQIVTRRLEGALVLEDDVAIDPNQLALAVQAAREVAVAAYVQLPVRPLPVASALIHSTPHCEIVRPVITPLRTSGQWVSNEAAVQLLDVTSTFDRPVDTTLQMHWETGVQLLAVTPSGIRDQTQQLGGSTIGAGRKNRSLWDRLSREYRRTAYRARIARLSRRHSSEVSDARAA, encoded by the coding sequence ATGGCTGCCGAAGCATTCATTATCAGTCTCCAGCGTGCAACTGCCCGATTTGAGCATGCAGCGACGCTGCTGCCTTTATTACCCTTTGCCGGCAGTGTCTTGCCTGCCGTGGATGGTAAACTGCTCAACGATCAATTCGTTCAAACTGTGTATCGTCCCGGTCTTCGTGAACCAACCTATCCTTTTCGATTGAGCGCCGGGGAAATCGGGTGCTTCCTGAGCCATCGTGCTGCGTGGCAACAAATTGTTACTCGAAGGCTCGAAGGGGCGCTGGTTCTGGAAGATGATGTTGCTATCGATCCAAATCAACTCGCTCTGGCTGTGCAGGCAGCCCGAGAAGTTGCAGTTGCGGCCTACGTGCAGTTACCAGTTCGGCCGCTTCCCGTGGCCTCGGCATTGATCCACAGCACTCCACATTGCGAGATCGTGCGTCCGGTCATTACGCCGTTGAGAACCTCGGGGCAGTGGGTGTCAAATGAAGCGGCAGTTCAACTATTGGATGTAACCTCCACGTTTGATCGACCTGTGGATACAACCCTTCAGATGCACTGGGAAACCGGGGTTCAACTGTTGGCAGTGACGCCGTCCGGAATCCGGGATCAGACACAACAGCTGGGCGGCAGTACAATTGGAGCCGGGCGGAAAAATCGATCGTTGTGGGATCGCCTTTCCCGTGAATACAGACGGACGGCATATCGGGCTCGAATTGCGAGGCTTTCTCGCCGGCATTCTTCAGAAGTCAGCGACGCGCGGGCGGCATAG
- a CDS encoding GDP-mannose 4,6-dehydratase codes for MDSGFDKNFWQDRRVFVTGATGLVGAWLVKRLLQANADVVCLIRDWTPQSELVRSGDVNRVITVRGDICDQECLERAIGEYEVETVIHLAAQTIVGIANRNPVSTFEANIGGTWKLLEACRRSPRVKQVVMASSDKAYGEAKVLPYTEETPLNGQHPYDVSKSCSDLLAQTYAHSYQLPVCITRCGNFYGGGDLNWNRIVPGTIRSVLRGQAPVIRSDGSFVRDYFYVEDGAAAYMHLAEQMELRPELAGEAFNLSTEIQVSVLDLVNRVLKAMGSSLEPVVLGEAFNEIKHQYLDASRARNVLGWSPLFSLDEGLTRTVAWYTNYFLQQNQPPLRVHADHVGKAA; via the coding sequence ATGGATTCCGGCTTCGACAAGAACTTCTGGCAGGATCGCCGCGTTTTCGTGACGGGTGCGACGGGACTCGTCGGTGCCTGGCTCGTCAAGCGCCTGCTGCAGGCGAATGCGGATGTTGTATGTCTGATTCGGGACTGGACACCACAGTCTGAATTGGTCCGAAGCGGAGACGTCAACCGCGTGATCACCGTACGTGGGGACATCTGCGATCAGGAGTGCCTGGAGCGAGCGATTGGTGAGTACGAAGTCGAAACGGTCATTCACCTTGCCGCTCAGACCATTGTCGGCATCGCAAATCGCAATCCTGTCTCCACTTTCGAAGCCAACATCGGCGGCACATGGAAATTGCTGGAGGCCTGCCGTCGCAGCCCGCGTGTGAAACAGGTTGTGATGGCTTCCTCCGATAAAGCCTATGGCGAAGCGAAAGTGCTTCCGTACACAGAAGAAACTCCTTTGAACGGTCAGCATCCGTACGACGTTAGCAAGTCGTGCAGTGATCTTCTGGCACAAACCTACGCTCACAGTTACCAGCTTCCCGTGTGCATCACACGATGCGGCAACTTCTACGGAGGCGGAGACCTGAACTGGAATCGCATTGTCCCGGGGACCATTCGCTCGGTTCTGCGGGGCCAGGCACCTGTGATTCGTTCCGATGGTAGTTTCGTTCGGGATTATTTCTACGTCGAAGACGGGGCAGCAGCCTACATGCATCTGGCGGAGCAAATGGAGCTACGTCCGGAACTCGCCGGCGAAGCCTTCAATCTTTCCACCGAGATTCAGGTTTCGGTGCTGGATCTCGTCAATCGGGTACTGAAGGCGATGGGCAGTTCGCTTGAGCCTGTCGTGCTCGGCGAAGCTTTCAATGAAATCAAACATCAATATCTGGACGCAAGCAGGGCTCGTAATGTCCTTGGTTGGAGTCCGTTGTTTTCCCTGGACGAAGGATTGACCAGGACAGTCGCATGGTACACCAACTATTTTCTCCAGCAGAACCAACCGCCTCTTCGTGTTCATGCCGATCATGTGGGCAAGGCAGCCTGA
- a CDS encoding NAD(P)-dependent oxidoreductase has translation MKTILVTGASGAIGQRLLLRLSMQSTGDVRVHAVSRRGLNSPPLPSTVQRIPSGVQWHAADLLSKSSICELIERVQPTHLYHLAWSASPGAFWTTPENVQWMESSCFLMDEFRRTGGLRAVGVGSCAEYSWQDGGVLSESSTPAVPFSLYGRSKLATGNYWAACSGVGQCSAAWARLFFMYGPGCHSSRFPGVVIDAVLNGRPARCSSGRQLRDYIYIDDVAQALIAIGESSVQGPINLGTGMPTRVLDLASRAAEMADGLHLFEPGAIPDHPENNPDSLLACIDRLRFEVGFRNFTPLEDGLVQMVDWWKRHRCQLDSLAPAGISP, from the coding sequence GTGAAAACGATTCTGGTGACTGGCGCGAGCGGTGCAATTGGTCAGCGTTTGTTGCTGCGTTTGTCCATGCAGAGCACGGGGGATGTCCGTGTGCATGCAGTCTCTCGCAGGGGATTGAATTCGCCACCTCTTCCTTCGACAGTTCAGCGCATACCTTCGGGGGTTCAATGGCATGCCGCCGACCTGCTTTCGAAGTCCTCGATCTGCGAGTTAATTGAACGCGTCCAGCCAACACATCTGTATCACCTTGCCTGGTCCGCGTCGCCGGGGGCATTCTGGACCACTCCCGAAAATGTCCAATGGATGGAATCGTCATGCTTTCTGATGGATGAATTCCGTCGCACCGGCGGTCTGCGAGCAGTTGGCGTTGGCTCCTGTGCAGAATATTCGTGGCAGGATGGCGGTGTCTTGTCCGAATCTTCAACACCTGCCGTTCCATTCAGCCTGTATGGGCGGTCGAAGCTGGCGACCGGGAACTACTGGGCCGCATGTTCCGGAGTAGGGCAGTGCAGTGCCGCGTGGGCTCGGCTATTTTTCATGTACGGACCTGGTTGCCACTCCAGCCGATTTCCCGGAGTCGTCATTGACGCCGTCCTGAACGGTCGTCCTGCCCGATGCTCAAGCGGTCGCCAGTTGCGTGACTATATCTACATCGATGATGTCGCGCAGGCATTGATCGCAATCGGAGAAAGTTCTGTTCAGGGCCCGATTAATCTTGGCACCGGGATGCCGACGAGAGTTCTGGATCTTGCATCGCGGGCTGCTGAAATGGCGGATGGGCTGCATTTGTTTGAACCTGGAGCGATTCCCGATCATCCTGAGAACAATCCGGATTCGCTTTTGGCCTGTATTGATCGCCTGAGGTTTGAAGTCGGATTTCGAAACTTCACACCCCTGGAGGACGGTCTCGTACAAATGGTCGACTGGTGGAAGCGGCACCGCTGTCAACTTGATTCACTGGCTCCAGCAGGAATATCGCCATGA